GCAGTGTCACGTCGCGCAGTACGCGCAGCGGCGAGGCACCGAGCGCGGCCGCGGCCTCGGCCGGTCGCGGGTCGAGCGACTCCCAGGCGCCGCCGACGACCCGGATCACCAGCGAGGCGTTGAAGAAGACCAGGCCGGCCACGATCGCCACCGGCGAGCCGTCGAGTCCCAGGCCCCCGAGCGGGCCGCTCTCACCGATCAGGAGCTCGAACGCGACCCCGACCACGACGGTCGGCAGCACGAACGGCACCACCAGAAGGGCGCGGAGCCAGGTCCGGCCCGGGAAGTCGAGCCGGTGCAGGACGTGCGCGGCCGGAAGGCCCAGGAGCAGGGAGAGGACCGTGCCGGCCAGCGACGACCACAGGGTGAACCAGATCGCGCGCCGGATCTCGGGGCGGCCGAGCACGGCGAGCGCGCCACCGACGTCCAGCCGGCCGTGCTGGACGAAGCCCCGCGAGACCATGCCGCCGACCGGCAGCACGAAGAAGACCCCCAGGACCAGCAGGGGGATCGCCGCGGTCGCGGCCAGCGCTGCCAGGCGTCCGGCGGAGGATCTGGTCATCGGCTGACGAGGTCGCTCCACTGCCGGAGCCAGGCATCGCGGTTCGCGGTGATCCGGGCCGGGCTGACCGAGAAGGGGTGCCGGGGCTGCACGGCGAACTTCGCCCAGGTCGGCGGCAGCGGGGTGCCGGAGCGGACCGGGAAGACGTACATCGACTCGGGGAGCGCCTTCTGCACCGCCGGCGAGAGGAGGAAGTCGACGAAGGCCCGGGCTCCCGGGACGTTCGCAGCGCCGGTCAGCACTCCGGCGTACTCCACCTGGCGGAAGCAGGTGTCGAGCAGGGCCTTGGTGGTCGAGGTGCTCGACCCCTGCGGGACTGTGTCCGCCGGGGATGAGTCGTAGGAGACCACGATCGGCCGGTCGCCGTGTCCGCCGCCCTGCGTGAAGTCGGTCTCGTAGGCCTGGGACCACCCGTCGGTGACCAGGGCGCCGTTGGCGAGCAGCTTCTGCCAGTACGCCGGCCAGGCATCGCCGTACCGGCCGATCGTGCCCAGCAGGAAGGCCAGCCCGGTCGAGCTCGTGGTGGCGCCGGGCACGGCGAGCAGGCCGTGGTACGCCGGCCGGACCAGGTCGCCGAGCGAGCGCGGGGCGGCCAGGTGGTGGGTGGCGAACCAGGTCGTGTCGACGTTGACGCAGACGTTGCCGTTGTCGATCGGGGCCAGCCGGTGGTCGTCGCCGGGCAGGACGTACTGGCTTGCGCCGGGCGGCAGCGTGACGTCGTACGGCGCGAACACGTCGGCGTCCAGGGCCCGGGTGGCGAAGGTGTTGTCGACGCCGAACGCGACGTCGCCGTTGGGATCGCCCTGGGTCAGGACCAGCTTGTTGGTCAGGGTGCCGCCGTCGCCCGAGGCACGGACGACCAGGTGGTAGCCGGACTCGCTCTCGAACTGCCGGATCAACGGCTT
This genomic window from Nocardioides cynanchi contains:
- a CDS encoding thiamine ABC transporter substrate-binding protein translates to MSARSFHSFARVLAGAAAASSLAACSVVGGSGSPQAATDVVLVTHDSFVLPKPLIRQFESESGYHLVVRASGDGGTLTNKLVLTQGDPNGDVAFGVDNTFATRALDADVFAPYDVTLPPGASQYVLPGDDHRLAPIDNGNVCVNVDTTWFATHHLAAPRSLGDLVRPAYHGLLAVPGATTSSTGLAFLLGTIGRYGDAWPAYWQKLLANGALVTDGWSQAYETDFTQGGGHGDRPIVVSYDSSPADTVPQGSSTSTTKALLDTCFRQVEYAGVLTGAANVPGARAFVDFLLSPAVQKALPESMYVFPVRSGTPLPPTWAKFAVQPRHPFSVSPARITANRDAWLRQWSDLVSR